Proteins from a genomic interval of Flammeovirgaceae bacterium SG7u.111:
- a CDS encoding acyl-CoA reductase yields the protein MDLKQRIAAFVALGKKIANLDEEELEEVCLSAASHNGWFTEKSVKTALEGLCTYLNEAELSSWLTEYDLPEETAPKRVGVVMAGNIPMVGLHDFICVLLSGHKLCAKLSSQDPYLLKFVAEKLIEIEPAFAEQIAFVDNLKEIDAIIATGSDNTARHFEFYFAKYPRIIRKNRTSIAVLNGEENKESLKNLASDVLLYFGLGCRNVSKLYVPKGYDFPIVMEALEKMAVEATFNHKYTNNYDYNKSIYLINSVPHLDNAGLLLTENESLVSPISVLYYETYDSVQELQEKLATLEEKTQCIVSEGAWLEGSTVFGQAQFPHITDYADGVDTMAFLKEL from the coding sequence ATGGATTTGAAGCAAAGGATAGCCGCATTTGTGGCATTGGGAAAGAAGATTGCCAACCTCGATGAAGAGGAACTAGAAGAAGTTTGCCTAAGTGCCGCCTCTCATAATGGCTGGTTTACTGAGAAAAGTGTAAAAACTGCTTTGGAAGGGCTTTGCACCTACCTCAATGAAGCCGAACTTTCTTCATGGCTTACAGAATATGATCTTCCCGAAGAAACTGCTCCAAAAAGAGTGGGCGTGGTGATGGCGGGAAATATCCCCATGGTAGGCCTGCACGATTTCATCTGCGTGCTATTGAGCGGGCATAAGCTTTGTGCCAAGCTGAGCAGCCAAGACCCCTATTTGCTCAAGTTCGTGGCGGAAAAGCTGATCGAGATAGAGCCTGCGTTTGCCGAGCAAATCGCTTTTGTGGACAACTTGAAAGAGATTGATGCCATCATAGCGACGGGAAGCGACAATACGGCTCGCCATTTTGAATTTTATTTTGCCAAATATCCCCGCATTATCCGAAAAAACAGAACCTCAATTGCGGTGCTCAACGGAGAGGAAAACAAAGAAAGCTTGAAAAACCTTGCTTCAGATGTGTTGCTTTACTTTGGCTTGGGTTGCCGAAATGTTTCAAAATTATACGTGCCCAAAGGCTATGACTTCCCTATAGTGATGGAAGCCTTGGAAAAAATGGCAGTGGAGGCAACTTTTAACCACAAATACACCAACAATTACGATTACAACAAGTCCATTTACCTCATCAATAGCGTTCCACACCTAGACAATGCAGGACTTTTGCTCACCGAAAACGAAAGCTTGGTTTCCCCCATTTCGGTATTGTATTACGAGACCTACGATTCAGTACAAGAACTACAAGAAAAGCTGGCTACGCTTGAAGAAAAAACCCAGTGCATCGTATCGGAAGGAGCTTGGCTGGAAGGCAGCACCGTTTTCGGGCAAGCCCAATTTCCCCACATCACCGACTACGCCGACGGCGTAGATACCATGGCTTTTTTGAAGGAGTTGTAA
- a CDS encoding sensor histidine kinase — protein MIKNKWLLWGICCWLLVLLQPTPSVAQAIFQIKDVQKNYYLPTKSLHVFQDTSKIMTFEKVRSTNGKELFQPFYEDGRLHDPDGVYWVNFSVKNVSGTYANMMLYIGFNNKIDVYTEDKNGQITHQKGGQYIKASERSVKPGRVTAFHFSLENGEKSKVWVRIENFNKRQPYVEPILTPTENWHGRIERRNMVEGLFYGLMLMMFFYNFFVFISFKDKTYLYYSLYIFNVALYFFVLKGFSKEYFFGEFPRFEAYAWTVSFGLSPIFYFKFIRYYLNTSKLIPFWDKVLKIGEYVLLLIVLVEVSILYFTFHINIVGSIALISLVCVTILAFIILIYLARTRNRLAYYLIIGSSFLWIGSLVGVYVSLTSFFMEGLGYGQVGVVLEVMVFSLGLGYRMRITKGQKEQAQKELIIKLMEIEELQSKANKELEEKVTERTQELSEKQEELERQNEEITMQRDLVGLQKEEIEKNNKKLIALNEEKNHLIGIVAHDLRNPLSSALSMAELLRSDSENFDEDQVQSLGLISRSLERINKMVGKILDLKAIEADHLNIHLEQTDVQDVLRQAVESYREKAKAKRINLSLETLECCTELDRSYLMQIVENLISNAVKFSSSNSNIWVKMSSATKSLRIEVKDEGPGLSPEDKKKLFGKFQRLSAEPTGGETSTGLGLSIVKKYVEAMNGEIWCESELGKGAKFVVLFSIKN, from the coding sequence ATGATAAAAAATAAGTGGCTCTTATGGGGGATTTGCTGTTGGTTGCTCGTCTTGTTGCAGCCTACTCCTTCTGTAGCCCAAGCTATTTTTCAAATTAAGGATGTCCAAAAGAATTATTATTTGCCTACCAAAAGTCTGCACGTATTCCAAGACACAAGCAAAATAATGACTTTTGAAAAAGTAAGAAGCACCAATGGAAAAGAGCTTTTCCAACCCTTCTATGAAGATGGCAGACTCCACGACCCAGACGGTGTTTATTGGGTGAATTTCTCTGTAAAAAACGTATCGGGTACCTATGCCAACATGATGCTTTACATAGGTTTCAACAACAAGATAGATGTATATACAGAAGATAAAAATGGACAGATAACACACCAAAAAGGCGGGCAATATATAAAAGCATCTGAAAGAAGCGTGAAACCTGGGCGAGTTACCGCTTTCCACTTTTCATTGGAAAATGGCGAAAAAAGTAAGGTTTGGGTGCGAATAGAAAACTTCAACAAACGCCAGCCCTATGTAGAACCCATCCTCACTCCTACCGAAAATTGGCATGGTCGCATAGAACGAAGAAACATGGTAGAAGGGCTTTTTTATGGGCTCATGCTCATGATGTTTTTCTACAATTTTTTCGTTTTCATTTCCTTTAAAGACAAAACGTATCTCTATTATTCCCTTTATATTTTCAATGTAGCCCTGTACTTTTTCGTACTGAAAGGCTTTTCCAAAGAATACTTTTTTGGAGAATTTCCACGGTTCGAAGCATACGCTTGGACCGTGAGTTTTGGACTTAGCCCCATCTTTTATTTCAAGTTCATCCGTTATTATCTCAACACCTCCAAGCTCATTCCTTTTTGGGACAAAGTGCTGAAAATAGGCGAATATGTTTTATTGCTAATTGTTTTGGTTGAAGTCTCCATTTTATACTTCACTTTCCATATCAACATTGTGGGAAGTATCGCGCTAATTTCACTGGTTTGCGTTACCATTTTGGCGTTTATCATCCTAATTTACCTTGCCCGCACCCGCAACCGCCTTGCCTATTACCTAATCATAGGCTCCTCTTTTCTCTGGATTGGCAGTTTGGTGGGCGTATATGTCAGCCTTACAAGCTTTTTTATGGAAGGACTCGGCTACGGGCAAGTTGGTGTGGTACTAGAGGTCATGGTCTTTTCACTTGGCTTGGGCTACCGCATGCGGATAACGAAAGGGCAAAAAGAACAAGCACAAAAAGAATTGATAATCAAGCTGATGGAGATCGAGGAACTGCAAAGCAAAGCAAATAAAGAACTTGAAGAAAAAGTAACAGAAAGAACACAGGAGCTCAGCGAAAAACAAGAGGAACTAGAAAGGCAAAACGAGGAAATCACCATGCAGCGTGATTTGGTTGGGCTACAAAAAGAGGAGATTGAAAAGAATAACAAGAAACTAATCGCACTCAACGAAGAAAAAAACCACCTCATCGGCATTGTTGCCCACGACCTCCGCAACCCTCTCTCCTCAGCCCTAAGCATGGCAGAGCTACTCCGCTCCGACTCGGAAAACTTTGATGAAGACCAAGTCCAAAGTCTAGGGCTCATCTCCCGATCACTGGAACGGATAAACAAAATGGTGGGCAAAATCCTCGACCTCAAAGCCATTGAAGCAGACCACCTCAACATCCACCTAGAGCAAACCGATGTGCAAGATGTGCTAAGGCAAGCCGTGGAAAGTTATAGGGAAAAAGCCAAGGCAAAGCGGATAAACTTATCCCTCGAAACCTTGGAATGCTGCACCGAACTGGACAGAAGCTACTTGATGCAAATAGTAGAAAACTTGATTTCCAATGCGGTCAAATTCTCCTCTTCCAACAGCAATATTTGGGTAAAAATGTCTTCCGCAACAAAAAGCCTGCGCATAGAAGTAAAAGATGAAGGACCTGGCTTGAGCCCAGAAGATAAGAAAAAACTGTTTGGGAAATTCCAGCGCCTCAGCGCAGAACCAACTGGCGGAGAAACCTCCACGGGCTTGGGACTTTCTATCGTAAAAAAATACGTAGAAGCCATGAACGGTGAAATATGGTGCGAAAGTGAGCTGGGCAAAGGCGCTAAATTCGTAGTATTATTTTCCATTAAGAACTAA
- a CDS encoding YdcF family protein, which yields MTPNQFEVLARTYCDHLPASPADGVFLVGQTPSNQESVLKKGAELVKNGHAKKILLLDCGAVSGYPGVDVWLEELKALGMSDEQLEPIPHSDPNMIHTRLEAGSLMAHAKAKEYRSIIICSPSFHQPRSFMTAITMALEEYPEVKVYSQAGDYLPWTESAIHSQGKAAGTRVDILHGELERIYKYQGFGDLASFEAVLEYLNRREGWPN from the coding sequence ATGACTCCCAACCAGTTTGAAGTACTAGCCCGAACGTATTGCGACCACCTTCCCGCCTCTCCAGCCGATGGAGTTTTTTTGGTGGGGCAAACTCCTAGCAACCAAGAGTCTGTTCTCAAAAAAGGTGCTGAACTTGTGAAGAATGGACATGCAAAAAAAATATTATTGCTAGACTGCGGAGCAGTGAGTGGGTATCCTGGAGTAGATGTTTGGTTAGAAGAGCTTAAAGCTTTGGGAATGAGCGATGAGCAGCTAGAGCCTATCCCTCATTCAGATCCGAATATGATCCACACTCGCCTTGAAGCGGGAAGTCTCATGGCACATGCTAAAGCTAAAGAATATCGCTCGATCATTATCTGTTCGCCGTCCTTCCATCAGCCTCGCTCGTTTATGACTGCTATTACCATGGCGCTGGAGGAATATCCAGAGGTGAAAGTTTACAGCCAAGCAGGAGACTATTTGCCTTGGACCGAATCCGCTATCCACTCACAGGGAAAAGCGGCTGGTACTCGGGTAGATATCCTTCATGGGGAACTTGAGCGCATTTATAAATACCAAGGTTTTGGTGATTTAGCTTCTTTTGAAGCGGTGTTGGAATATTTGAATAGGAGAGAGGGATGGCCAAACTAA
- a CDS encoding acyloxyacyl hydrolase, producing MRRFIYLFLFFISIQVTVGQDNPKPAVFIQPELMLGKLLPTNSNFPETSTQQTYVLSVGKINYNPESKWAAYYGYPTTGLSLTHSVYGNKEVFGSGTSLMSFVSFRTSKSLKNSLHLKFGLGASYFSQHHDPEMNLKNIVIGSSFTWAFQGGVYYLFHLRPGFSLKAGLSYLHHSNGHTQLPNFGMNSAVASLAAQFYLSPLSEHYFKPFEKPELEKTKDFYLSLRTGLGMHELGGADGPVGTDKKAVYSMVASGSKVVKSSLRLSAGAAYRFYQSYYDYINDNQPEEYIGNPRSSASNVYIFLGTEFLFGQVSLDVEGGINLYKPFYKKYYELYEPDPGFEETIKTWIVTRFGLKFYAINTVKNPRNNIYLGAHINANQGQADFTEVSLGYLLRLGAL from the coding sequence ATGAGGAGATTTATTTACCTATTTCTGTTCTTCATTTCCATACAAGTTACTGTAGGACAAGACAACCCAAAACCAGCAGTTTTTATTCAACCCGAGTTGATGCTGGGAAAACTTCTGCCTACCAACAGCAACTTTCCCGAAACAAGCACCCAACAAACCTATGTCCTGAGTGTGGGAAAAATAAACTATAACCCCGAAAGCAAATGGGCTGCTTATTATGGCTACCCCACCACTGGGCTTTCGCTCACTCATAGCGTGTATGGCAACAAAGAGGTTTTCGGTTCGGGAACAAGCCTGATGTCCTTTGTCTCTTTTCGGACTTCCAAATCACTAAAAAATTCGCTACACCTCAAATTTGGCTTGGGAGCCTCCTATTTCAGTCAACATCACGACCCCGAAATGAATCTAAAAAACATTGTGATAGGCTCTAGTTTTACCTGGGCTTTCCAAGGCGGAGTATATTACCTTTTCCACCTTCGCCCCGGTTTCTCCCTAAAGGCTGGACTGAGCTACTTGCACCATTCCAATGGGCACACACAGCTCCCCAACTTCGGTATGAACTCGGCAGTTGCAAGCCTTGCTGCCCAATTTTACCTTTCTCCTCTTTCCGAGCATTATTTCAAACCCTTCGAAAAGCCTGAGCTGGAAAAAACCAAAGACTTCTATCTATCCTTGCGAACAGGCTTGGGCATGCACGAACTAGGTGGCGCCGATGGTCCTGTAGGCACAGACAAAAAAGCAGTGTACAGCATGGTCGCTTCTGGAAGCAAAGTAGTGAAAAGCTCGCTGAGGCTTAGTGCTGGTGCAGCCTATCGGTTTTATCAATCTTACTACGATTATATTAATGACAACCAACCTGAAGAATACATTGGAAATCCTCGCTCTAGCGCTTCCAATGTGTATATTTTCTTAGGTACTGAATTCCTTTTCGGACAGGTTTCACTAGATGTCGAAGGAGGAATCAACCTTTACAAACCTTTCTACAAAAAATATTATGAGCTGTATGAGCCCGACCCCGGCTTTGAGGAAACGATAAAAACGTGGATTGTCACTCGGTTTGGGTTGAAGTTTTATGCCATAAACACAGTTAAGAATCCTAGGAATAACATTTACCTCGGAGCTCATATAAATGCCAACCAAGGGCAAGCCGACTTCACTGAAGTTAGCCTTGGATATTTACTAAGATTAGGAGCATTGTAG
- a CDS encoding DUF350 domain-containing protein → MDTNLVLFSSYETMLSLVFGLLTVYLSIKIINQLIMKVDFFSMVKQGNIAVSVFEGTLIFCTLLLVENSIMPAVDALRTMVLATGEVTPRMMFISFSYFISFYFISLIFCFLLLIITFYVFIKATTSVDEIAEIKKNNISVAIMLSIVIISVTLFIRPAFHNFIGSLVSYDTLEQHQFENMD, encoded by the coding sequence ATGGATACCAATCTCGTACTCTTTTCTTCCTACGAAACAATGCTTTCACTAGTCTTCGGGCTACTCACGGTGTACCTTTCCATCAAAATCATTAACCAACTGATCATGAAAGTGGATTTTTTCAGTATGGTGAAGCAAGGCAATATTGCCGTATCCGTATTTGAAGGAACGCTTATTTTCTGTACCCTTTTGTTGGTAGAAAATAGTATTATGCCAGCGGTAGACGCCCTACGTACCATGGTACTTGCAACCGGGGAAGTTACTCCCCGAATGATGTTTATTTCCTTTAGCTACTTCATTTCTTTCTATTTTATCTCGCTCATATTCTGCTTCTTATTACTCATCATCACCTTTTATGTATTTATAAAAGCGACCACAAGTGTAGATGAAATAGCAGAAATCAAGAAAAACAATATCAGTGTAGCCATCATGCTTTCTATCGTGATCATTAGCGTAACCTTGTTCATCCGCCCAGCCTTCCACAATTTTATAGGAAGCCTAGTCAGTTACGACACCTTGGAGCAACACCAGTTTGAAAACATGGATTAG
- a CDS encoding radical SAM protein, protein MRLISHPVLCNYYVTYRCNAKCGFCDIWERPSPYVQLPQVENNLKALKKLGVKVIDFTGGEPLLHRELDQMLGIAKKLGFLTTVTTNGLLYPKFAEKLRGKIDMLHFSLDSAKKEDHDQMRGVACYDFVLESIRKAKSLGERPDILFTVFGENIDQIQPVWENICLPNDLVLILNPVFEYNEVETGTGLSFAQLRKLKKWGKRKNVYLNQAFIKLREDGGNHIEKPICKAGSTTLVISPENKLVLPCYHLGIEELPIENNLYELFHSEKAQKAIALEGKLPGCEGCVINCYMQPSFAVEMNKYWWLAMGSTLKYNFIKGTWKAGLGLR, encoded by the coding sequence ATGAGACTCATTTCCCACCCTGTGTTGTGCAATTATTACGTTACCTACCGCTGCAATGCGAAATGTGGGTTTTGTGATATTTGGGAGCGACCCTCGCCCTATGTGCAGCTTCCGCAGGTAGAAAACAACCTCAAAGCACTGAAAAAGCTAGGAGTAAAAGTTATTGATTTTACAGGAGGTGAGCCCCTACTCCACCGAGAGCTTGACCAAATGCTGGGCATAGCCAAAAAGCTGGGCTTTCTCACCACCGTCACCACCAATGGGCTGCTCTACCCAAAGTTTGCAGAAAAACTGCGGGGAAAAATTGATATGCTACACTTCTCCCTCGACTCAGCCAAAAAAGAAGACCACGACCAAATGCGGGGCGTAGCCTGCTACGATTTTGTGCTCGAATCCATCCGAAAAGCTAAATCTCTTGGTGAGCGACCCGATATCCTCTTCACCGTTTTTGGAGAAAACATAGATCAAATTCAGCCCGTTTGGGAAAATATCTGCCTTCCAAATGACTTGGTACTCATCCTCAACCCAGTGTTCGAATACAACGAGGTGGAAACAGGCACGGGACTTTCATTTGCCCAACTCAGGAAACTGAAAAAATGGGGAAAACGGAAAAATGTGTACCTCAACCAAGCCTTTATCAAACTGCGGGAAGATGGGGGAAACCATATAGAAAAGCCTATTTGCAAGGCAGGAAGCACCACCCTTGTCATTTCACCAGAAAATAAATTAGTATTACCTTGCTACCACTTGGGCATTGAGGAACTACCCATCGAAAACAACCTCTACGAACTTTTCCATTCCGAAAAAGCACAAAAAGCCATCGCCCTAGAAGGGAAACTGCCCGGGTGCGAAGGTTGCGTAATCAACTGTTACATGCAACCCTCTTTTGCCGTGGAAATGAACAAATACTGGTGGCTAGCCATGGGTTCTACTCTCAAGTACAATTTCATTAAAGGGACTTGGAAAGCTGGTCTGGGCTTGAGGTAG
- a CDS encoding endonuclease V — translation MILCLDVQYSEEKAFIAGGLFEKWTDANFLSLAKTIYEEPQAYESGKFYKRELPCLLKLIGELETLPSLIVIDGYCFLSSKEDKGLGSYLFDALDQKTPIVGVAKNSFKRSKAAIEIYRGQSEKPLFVTAVGIETNQVAEKVKNMHGEYRIPTLLKLVDSAVREMAKDDEI, via the coding sequence ATGATTCTTTGTTTAGATGTTCAGTATTCGGAGGAAAAAGCTTTCATAGCAGGAGGGCTTTTTGAAAAATGGACTGATGCTAACTTTTTATCTTTAGCAAAAACAATTTACGAAGAGCCTCAGGCTTATGAATCAGGTAAGTTTTACAAAAGGGAACTTCCTTGCTTGCTCAAGCTTATTGGGGAACTGGAAACATTACCCTCCCTCATTGTCATAGATGGTTATTGCTTTCTTTCCAGCAAAGAAGATAAGGGACTAGGTTCATATTTGTTCGATGCACTCGACCAAAAAACACCTATTGTGGGAGTAGCCAAAAACTCTTTTAAAAGAAGTAAAGCAGCGATAGAAATATACAGGGGACAAAGTGAAAAACCCTTGTTTGTAACGGCTGTAGGGATAGAAACCAATCAGGTTGCAGAAAAAGTAAAAAACATGCACGGTGAATACAGAATCCCTACTTTGCTAAAACTTGTAGACTCTGCTGTGAGAGAAATGGCAAAGGATGATGAGATCTAA
- a CDS encoding lysophospholipid acyltransferase family protein gives MVFLLKLLSRLPFPVLYLLADFLNFIAYRVIKYRRDVVWDNISKCFPEKNEEEVAQIVKGFYRNFSDTIVEILKSFTISREDFLKRVSLVNKEAMGDYLKNNQPVVAVLSHQTNWEWVNLGTSALFQGEVLKPVYKTLSNKTFDKLIFDMRAKFGAQPLEMKLTFRDVIKNRKNTQVIGLVADQTPGIDDDKYWINFLGRETAFYTGAQKIAEIGNFPVVFFGIRRLKRGKYEIFIQKIAEGPYEKGGQEIVEKFAKATEDMIRKAPSDWLWSHNRWKYTKEESDAKRAITEAKKKLDEAKK, from the coding sequence ATGGTATTTTTATTAAAGCTTCTTTCACGACTTCCTTTTCCCGTACTCTACTTACTGGCAGATTTTCTTAATTTCATTGCTTATCGGGTGATCAAATATAGAAGGGATGTAGTTTGGGACAATATAAGCAAGTGCTTTCCCGAAAAGAACGAGGAAGAAGTCGCTCAAATAGTCAAAGGTTTTTACCGCAATTTTTCCGACACCATTGTCGAGATTCTAAAGTCTTTTACCATTTCTAGGGAAGATTTCCTGAAGCGGGTAAGCCTTGTGAACAAGGAAGCCATGGGTGATTACTTGAAAAACAACCAGCCTGTAGTGGCAGTGCTGAGCCACCAAACCAACTGGGAATGGGTAAACCTGGGCACTAGTGCCCTCTTTCAAGGAGAAGTTCTCAAACCTGTTTATAAAACCCTCTCCAACAAAACCTTCGATAAGCTCATTTTCGATATGCGAGCCAAGTTTGGCGCTCAGCCGCTGGAGATGAAGCTAACTTTCCGAGATGTGATTAAAAACAGGAAAAACACACAAGTGATTGGCTTGGTGGCCGACCAAACTCCCGGCATAGACGATGATAAATATTGGATCAACTTTTTGGGTAGGGAAACTGCGTTTTATACCGGAGCTCAAAAAATAGCGGAGATTGGAAACTTCCCTGTAGTCTTTTTTGGAATAAGAAGATTGAAAAGAGGAAAGTATGAAATCTTTATTCAAAAAATAGCCGAAGGCCCGTATGAAAAAGGTGGGCAAGAAATTGTAGAGAAATTCGCAAAAGCTACGGAAGACATGATCCGAAAAGCTCCTTCGGACTGGCTATGGTCACATAACAGGTGGAAGTACACCAAGGAAGAATCGGATGCGAAAAGGGCAATAACCGAAGCTAAAAAGAAGCTGGACGAGGCTAAGAAATAA
- a CDS encoding VRR-NUC domain-containing protein — protein sequence MAEIELPPKYYLTYYEEMLCFLEAKCPELLSEGEQYFIQSFRNLPEDARCLFLRMLNRRGRFFRIKKFSYPEIENIPAKLELLLSQSFALPLENTPPELSMEVFEVFSKAELLAFPEVKALDTKGIKQLKKPDLVSLLAEKTDITTLFPRLGKEELMVMQGFEEETEMLRFLYFGNLYTDMTRFVVRDIGHVKFEYFDESQMSAYFGSRKEAEEKLALTKLYQYFREMREEVEPEELYAELDAWLLNLQELTEPAQRVLDRLVLKMGRFFERQTMPQQALRIYQTTDKPPSRERQARLLHATGETEAALKLCQTMMQDANNADERYFAIDFSNRIQKKKRLKSTTIFQKEADKISIPISFQYQVEIGVLDYFYTQEKEGAWVENILWRGLFGMLFWDVIFKGDPETIHNPFQRGPSDLRKPEFFAKRESQLHKQLKILDKPKRLKEYLDKTFEEKNGIMNPFVHWFDELPTLLDTLTSKVPADPLKKVMLEIAHNPSEHTKGFPDLFVWDAAGYEFIEVKSPTDSLSPQQLQWLEFFGEVGINAKVLNVEWLPEE from the coding sequence TTGGCTGAAATAGAACTCCCTCCCAAATACTACCTCACTTACTACGAGGAAATGTTGTGCTTTTTGGAAGCAAAATGCCCCGAATTGCTCAGCGAAGGAGAACAATATTTCATCCAATCATTCAGAAACCTACCCGAAGATGCTCGCTGCCTTTTTCTGCGCATGCTCAATCGCCGAGGGCGTTTTTTTAGGATCAAAAAATTCAGTTATCCCGAAATTGAAAACATCCCTGCCAAACTAGAACTGCTACTTTCCCAAAGCTTCGCCCTTCCTCTAGAAAACACCCCTCCCGAGCTTTCCATGGAAGTTTTTGAGGTATTCAGCAAAGCCGAACTCCTAGCCTTTCCTGAGGTAAAAGCCTTAGATACAAAAGGAATAAAGCAGTTGAAAAAGCCCGATTTGGTAAGTCTTTTAGCTGAAAAAACCGATATTACGACGCTCTTTCCCCGCCTAGGCAAAGAGGAACTTATGGTGATGCAGGGCTTTGAAGAAGAAACAGAAATGCTTCGCTTTTTATATTTTGGCAACCTCTATACAGACATGACTCGCTTTGTGGTCCGAGACATCGGGCACGTAAAGTTTGAGTATTTCGATGAGAGCCAAATGTCTGCATATTTTGGTTCGAGAAAAGAAGCCGAGGAAAAGCTCGCCCTCACCAAGCTCTACCAATATTTTAGGGAAATGCGGGAGGAAGTTGAGCCAGAAGAGCTATACGCCGAGCTAGATGCTTGGCTGCTTAACCTTCAAGAACTTACCGAGCCAGCACAGCGCGTACTTGATAGGCTGGTGCTGAAAATGGGAAGGTTTTTCGAAAGGCAAACCATGCCTCAACAAGCCTTGCGGATTTACCAAACTACCGACAAACCGCCTTCACGTGAGCGACAAGCCCGCCTACTCCACGCCACAGGCGAAACAGAAGCCGCACTTAAGCTCTGCCAAACCATGATGCAAGATGCCAACAATGCCGATGAACGCTATTTTGCTATCGATTTTTCCAACCGCATCCAAAAGAAAAAACGACTCAAAAGCACCACCATTTTCCAAAAAGAAGCCGATAAGATTTCCATCCCTATTTCCTTCCAATACCAAGTTGAAATAGGCGTGCTCGATTATTTTTATACCCAAGAAAAAGAAGGGGCTTGGGTGGAAAACATCTTATGGAGAGGACTGTTCGGAATGCTTTTCTGGGATGTGATTTTCAAAGGCGACCCTGAAACCATCCATAACCCATTCCAACGAGGTCCTTCCGACCTGCGGAAACCTGAGTTTTTTGCCAAGCGAGAATCCCAACTCCACAAGCAGCTCAAAATTTTAGACAAGCCCAAGCGGCTTAAGGAATACTTGGACAAAACATTTGAGGAAAAAAACGGGATCATGAACCCTTTTGTCCATTGGTTTGATGAGCTACCTACGCTGTTGGACACGCTCACCAGCAAAGTCCCAGCGGATCCGCTCAAAAAGGTAATGCTGGAAATTGCCCACAACCCAAGCGAACATACCAAAGGCTTTCCCGACCTTTTTGTGTGGGATGCTGCAGGATATGAGTTTATTGAGGTAAAATCTCCGACCGATTCGCTCTCTCCACAGCAGCTCCAGTGGCTAGAGTTTTTTGGGGAAGTGGGTATAAATGCAAAGGTGCTCAACGTAGAATGGCTACCAGAAGAGTAG
- a CDS encoding DUF4136 domain-containing protein: MKLSGLLPIYIFIVLFSFSCSSSKDYLIESDYSYSGKFKKYKTYTFVKQADADKDPSIYNSIIEDAISYRMKLQGYKRSDSKPNLLVSYRIFFDDFEFMGYSQPNIEAWARTENEEEEYNPVEYDLKRGTLLVLLHDRKKRKVIWQGYAAGVFGNKEFDNDRYLKRAVRSVFDQYRFFAEGYMVNAKAPK; the protein is encoded by the coding sequence ATGAAGCTAAGTGGTTTACTACCAATTTACATTTTTATCGTTCTTTTTTCATTTAGCTGCTCCAGCTCTAAGGATTATCTAATAGAATCGGACTACAGTTACAGTGGAAAGTTCAAAAAGTACAAAACGTACACGTTTGTTAAACAAGCTGACGCCGACAAAGACCCATCTATTTACAATAGTATTATTGAAGATGCTATAAGTTACCGAATGAAGCTACAAGGCTACAAAAGGTCCGACAGCAAACCGAATTTGTTGGTTTCTTATAGGATTTTCTTCGACGATTTCGAATTCATGGGCTATAGCCAACCCAACATTGAGGCATGGGCTCGTACAGAAAATGAAGAAGAAGAATACAATCCTGTAGAATACGACCTCAAAAGAGGAACTTTGCTCGTCCTCCTTCACGACAGGAAGAAAAGAAAAGTGATTTGGCAAGGATATGCCGCCGGTGTATTTGGCAACAAAGAATTTGACAATGATCGTTACCTCAAAAGAGCTGTAAGGTCTGTATTTGACCAATACAGGTTCTTTGCAGAAGGTTATATGGTGAACGCAAAAGCGCCTAAATAA